The Cytobacillus firmus genome segment CGACTGTCTTAGGCTTGGCAGCTTCTTTTTTCGCTGAACCATTTTTATAGATGATAAGCTCTAAACCGGGTTTAATAAGATCGGATTTCAGCTGATTCCACTTTTTAAGGTTATGTACATTAATTCCATATGTTTTGGCAATATTCCAGAGAGTATCACCGGATTCTACTATGTATATTTCTTCAGGTGAGACATCAAGCTTATCTTTTGGATGAATCAAATCTCCAGTGAGTCCATTCCAGTTTTTAATATCCTGAACAGACACTTCATGTTTTTGTGCTATGGACCACAGGGTATCCCCTTTATTTACAGTTACTTCTTCTGCATATGCGCTTGCACCTGCTGTGCTCCAGATGATTAAGCTCGCGAGCAGATAATAAAAATACTTTTTCATGTTAAACCTCCTATTAGTTGGTTGACAATTATTATGCTAGCACAGAAAATTCAGAGAAAAAGAACAGGGAGGTAATAATTAAATTACGCAGATTTCAGGAGAATAACGCAGAAATGGCAAACCATCATAATGGTCATACTAGATGGACAAAAAGTATGAGAAATAGTCATATTTGATATATTTAAACCTTAAGATGGTTTTAATAGAAAGTTTTTCCTTGTGAGGGTAATACGAAAAATTATACCGGGGTGTTACATATCTCACTGACAAAGAAGAAAGTTTGTTTTTTAATGGTAGATGAATATAAAGAAGAATTTAATGGATATTGACAGGGGGCAAGCTCATATAATCTTAGGAAGGTGTTAATCGCGGGTTTGTAAATTCTCTCCCGGAGAACCTGATTTTGTGCCCAGCGATAATTTCCAATAATAGTCTGAGGTTGTGTCGACACATGGGAGAGTAGGGTGTATAATGGTTACGGTTACATGTTTAAATGTTGTGAAAATTTTCAGCATTGGAGGGGATGGGCATGGAGCTTTGGAATTTATACCAGAATAACTATTTGATAGTTTTCGTGTTTTTGTGCCTTGGCGTGTTGCTGCCTGTGGTGGCTTTGTTTTTGGGAAAGCTTTTGCGGCCCTATAAGCCATATGATACGAAGTATACCACATATGAGAGCGGGATTGAGCCATTCCATGATTCGAGGGTGCAGTTCAATGTCCGCTATTATATTTTTGCCCTGATGTTTGTCATATTTGATGTGGAAACAGTATTTTTGTACCCGTGGGCAGTGGCATATGAGAAGCTTGGTATTTTTGCATTGATTGAGATGCTGATTTTTGTATTTATGCTAATAATTGGACTTGTTTATGCATGGAAAAAGAAGGTGCTGAAATGGATTTAAAGCTGGATAATATTACACCGGAAGAAATGGAAGAACTGCAGCGCAATGTGTTTATGGCAACTTTGGAACAAATTAAAGCGTGGGCGCGGAGCAATTCATTGTGGCCAATGACCTTCGGGCTTGCTTGCTGTGCCATTGAAATGATGGGTGTGGGTTCATCGCATTACGATCTGGACCGTTTTGGTTCTTTTTTCCGTACATCTCCCCGTCAGTCTGATGTCATGATTGTTTCAGGTACAGTAACAAAGAAAATGGCGCCTATTGTCCGCCGCCTATATGATCAGATGCCTGAACCTAAATGGGTGATCGCGATGGGCTCCTGTGCAACTGCGGGTGGGCCATATGTGAAATCGTACTCAGTTGTTAAAGGGGTCGACCAGATTGTCCCTGTTGATGTATACATACCAGGATGCCCGCCGAACCCGGCAGCATTAATTTACGGAATTAACAAGTTAAAAGAGAAAATCCGTTATGAGGCTAAGACTGGGAAGAAGGTGATCTAACCTATGAGCGGAGAAAAGGATCTTGAACAGCTGAAAAAAGAGGCTGCAGCAAAAGCAAAGGCAGCCGCCCTGGCTAAAATGAAAGCGAAAGAGCAGGGAGAAACAAAGGAAGAGACACCTGCAGAAGACATGGATCTGGCGAAGCAAAAGGCTGCAGCAGCCGCAAAGGCGAAGGCAGCCGCTCTGGCTAAAATGAAAGCGAAAGAGCAGGGAGAAACAAAGGAAGAGACACCTGCAGAAGACATGGATCTGGCGAAGCAAAAAGCCGCCGCAGCCGCGAAGGCAAAGGCAGCCGCCCTGGCGAAGCTGAAAGCGAAAGAGCAGGGAGAAACAGTGGAAGAGACACCTGCGGAAGATATGGATCTTGCGAAGCAAAAGGCAGCTGCCGCCGCAAAAGCCAAAGCCGCTGCCGCCGCAAAGGCGAAAGCAGCAGCTCAAGCAAAACAAGCCGGCGGGGATGACGAAAAGGCAAAAGCGATTGCAGCCGCCAAGGCCAAAGCCGCCGCCGCTGCAAAGGCGAAAGCAGCAGCTCAAGCAAAACAAGCCGGCGGGGATGATGAAAAGGCAAAAGCGATTGCAGCCGCCAAGGCCAAAGCCGCCGCCGCTGCAAAGGCGAAAGCAGCAGCTCAAGCAAAACAAGCCGGCGGGGATGATGAAAAAGCAAAAGCGATTGCAGCCGCCAAGGCGAAAGCTGCCGCAGCTGCAAAAGCAAAATTAGCCGCTGCAGGCAAAGCAGACGGAGCAGATGATGAAAAGGCAAAGGCGATCGCTGCAGCGAAAGCAAAGGCCGCAGCCGCAGCAGCCGCGAAGGCAAAAGCTGCCGGAAGCAAGGCTGACGCTGAACCAGCTGCAGAGAAAGCTCCATCCGTTAATCAGCCTTATCTTGATAAATATGTGAAGGTAATTGAAGAAAATCTGGGATCTGAGGTTCTTGAAGAGTACTATATTAATAATCTCTCCAAGGAAGTTCCGACTTTAGTTGCCAGAGCTGAATCCTATTTTAAATTGGCAGAATTCCTAAAATATAATGAACAGCTTGGCTTTGATTATCTGTCAGAGCTTCATGGCACCGATTTTGAGACCCACATGGAAGTGTATGCTCACTTATACTCATACAAAAAGCGCCAATCTGTTGCACTGAAGGTTAAAATTGACCGCGATGAGCCGGTAATTGATTCATTGCAGCCGTTATGGGCAGGAGCCAATTGGCCGGAATGTGAAGCGTATGATTTGCTGGGCATCCGATTCAAGGGACACCCTAATTTATATCGGATTATGCTGGGGAAGACTGGATCGGGCATCCGCTGCGAAAAGACTATGAACCGTACGATGTGGAGGTGTAACCAATGCTGCGAACAGAAGAAATGCTATTGAATGTTGGGCCTCAGCATCCAAGTACTCACGGTGTGTTTCGCCTTGTTTTGAAAATTGACGGGGAGATCATCAAAGAGGCGAAACCGGTCATCGGCTACCTGCATCGTGGAACGGAGAAACTGGCTGAAAATCTGCAGTATACGCAAATTATTCCTTATACAGACCGAATGGACTATCTTGCCGCCATGACGAATAATTATATCCTTGTCCATGCAGTTGAAACGATGATGGATTTGAAAATTCCGGATCGGGCAGAATATCTGAGGATAATCACGATGGAGCTGGGCCGGATTGCCAGCCATCTCGTATGGTGGGGTACATATTTACTGGATATTGGGGCAACAAGCCCATTCCTTTATGCATTCAGAGAGCGTGAAATGATCATCAATATGCTGAATGAGATATCCGGAGGCCGCTTGACGTTTAACTATATGCGTGTCGGCGGCGTAAAATGGGATGCTCCTGAAGGCTGGATTGATAAGGTAAGAGAGTTTGTTCCATATATGCGGGAACAGCTCAAAGGCTACCATCAGCTGGTAACCGGAAACGAAATTTTCATGAACCGTGTCAAAGGGGTAGGAAAGTATACGAAAGAGGATGCTTTAAACTACTCGCTAAGCGGTGCAAATCTGCGCTGCACAGGCGTAAAATGGGATCTCCGCAAAGATGAGCCATACTCCATCTATGACCGCTTTGATTTCGATGTGGCGGTTCAGGACGGCGGGGATGCGTGGGCCAGGTATCATGTGCGCATGCAGGAAATTGAAGAATCACTAAAAATCCTTGAACAAGCGGTGGAGCAATTCCCGGCAGAAGGCGATATTCTGGCAAAAGTGCCGAAAATCATCAAAGCGCCAAAAGGGGAAGCATTTGTCAGAATCGAATCTCCAAGGGGAGAAATCGGCTGCTATATCGCGAGTGATGGAAAGAAGGAGCCATACCGGATGAAATTCCGGAGGCCATCATTCTATAATCTTCAGATTCTCCCAAAATTGCTTGAAGGCGAAAACATTGCGAACTTGATTGCTATTTTAGGGGCAATTGATATTGTCCTTGGGGAGGTGGACGGTTAATGGTAGAAGAACTTCTCCATTCCGAAGCAGGTCTGCTGAATTTCGGTATTTTCTTCTTGCTTGCCACCGTTTTACTATTAGTTGTTTTGGGGTTTGTTACTTACGCCATTCTGGCGGAGCGTAAAGTCATGGGATTTATGCAGCTGCGCCAGGGGCCGAATCAGGTCGGCGGACGTTGGGGGCTGCTGCAGACTGTTGCGGACGTATTAAAGCTTCTTTTAAAAGAAGACACCATTCCTAAGCTTGCAGACAGGCCGCTGTTTATTCTTGCACCGGTTATTGCGTTTGCACCGGCATTCATGGTGCTGGCGACAATTCCATTTACAGACAAACTGCAGTTTGCTGATATTGGAGTTGGATTGCTGTATTACATCGCCATTTCCGGGCTGACAACAGTCGGTATTGTCACCGGAGCATGGGCTTCCAATAATAAATATGCATTGCTTGGCGGAATGCGTGCCGCTGCACAGATGATTTCATATGAGATTCCACTCGTTATGTCTGTATTAGGGATTATCCTTTTAACAGGCAGTCTAAATCTGAATGAAATCGTAGAAGCGCAAAAAAATGGCTGGTTCATTATTTGGCAGCCTATTGCTTTTATCGTATTCCTGATTGCTTCAACAGCTGAGCTGAACCGTGTTCCATTTGACTTGCCTGAAGCGGAATCAGAACTGGTCGCCGGTTTCCATGTTGAATATTCCGGCTTCCGCTGGGCGTTCTTCATGCTTGCGGAATATGTATACTTTTTTGCCATGGCTTCATTGACAACCGTATTATTTCTTGGCGGGTGGCTTCCGCTGCCGTTCCTGGGGTTCATTCCGGGTGCCGTCTGGTTTGCTCTAAAGTTTACGGCTGTAATCTTTGTTTTAGTCTGGTTTCGTGTTACATTCCCGCGACTCCGTGCAGACCAGCTCATGGAATTTGGCTGGAAGGTTTTGCTGCCGGTAGCACTTGCGAATATTTTCTTAACAGCTTTGCTGAAAGAGTGGCTTAATATATTTTAATTGAGGACCGGCAATTTCTGAAATTGTCCAGCTCCAGGCGCCATCGGCTCTCGGGTCTAAGCCAACCCGACCAAAAGGTTAAAGAACAACCTTTTAGCCGGCTCGTCTTACGCTTGAGGCCCGCAGGAGGCGGGTCATGCAGATGTTGCCACAGGACGTGGCGGTCTTAGTCTGCGTTCCTTAATAAGCGGGCGCCTTCCGCATTTCTAAAGTTGTCTAGCTACAGCGCCTACCCCCTCGAGGTCACAAGCCAATCCTCCAGAAAGGCAAAGAACGCCTTTCCGTGAGGCTCGTCTTGTGCTTGTCGGGGGTGGGCAAGGCGCTTCCGCATTTCTGAAATTGTCCAGCTCCAGGCGCCATCGGCTCGAGGTCATAAGCCAATCCGTCCAAAAGGTTAAAAAACAACCTTTTAGCCGGCTCGTCTTATGCTTGTCGCCGATAAGCGGGCGCCTTCCGCATTTCTAAACAAGGGGTGAAAAACATGCTTGGTTTAGCGAAAGGATTATCGTATACCCTTAAAAACCTGACACGCAAAAAGGTAACCTATGACTACCCGAATGAGCCGCTTCCGCTTCCGGACCGGTTCAGGGGAATTCAAAAGTTTTACCCTGAAAAATGTATTGTCTGCAATCAGTGTGCAAATATTTGTCCAACCGATTGTATCGAGCTGACAGGGAAAAAGCATCCGGACCCTGCCAAAAAGGGGAAGATCATTGATACCTATGATATCAACTTCGAAATTTGCATCCTTTGCGACTTGTGTACAGAGGTCTGCCCAACCGAAGCGATTATCATGACCAATAATTTTGAACTGGCGGAATATAGCCGCGATGAGCTGTTTAAAAACCTTGAATGGCTCGATGAAAATGATGAAAATATACGGAAGGTGAATAAAGCATGACGTTTTCAGGTGAGTTTTTAGCGTTTATGTCACTAGCTTTAGTTGCGGTCATTGGCGGCGTGCTTTTATTGAACCTTACCAAAGTTGTGCATATGGTTGTCGCCCTTGTATTTACATTTGTCAGCATCGCCGGAATTTATGTGCTGCTTTCAGCTGAATTCCTGGCTGCGGTCCAAATTTTGATTTACTCTGGTGCGATAACCATCGTCATGCTGTTCGGAATCATGCTGACGCGCCATAACGATACAAGCGAGCCCAAAACCGGCCGCTGGCGTAAGCTGTTAGTATTCGTGGGGGTTCTCGGCTTTGCTTTCGCGGTCTATATCGGAATATATAACCTTGATTTGCCGTCAGCGCCGAATGACCTTCATGTCAATAATACAGAGCAAATCGGAATTGAACTTTACTCAAAATTCATTATTCCGTTTGAAGTAACATCTGTCCTATTATTGGTCGCTTTGATTGGTTCCATTGTTCTGGCCAAAAAAGACGATGAAAAGGAGGCTGAAAAGGAATGAGTACAGTTCCCGTTCAAGCATACCTGGCATTGGCTTTAATCCTCTTTTGCATCGGTCTGTATGGTGCCTTGACTAAGCGCAATACTGTGATTGTCCTGATCTCAATCGAACTGATGCTGAATGCGGTTAATATTAATCTTGTGGCATTCAGTAAATATGGCATCACCCCGTCCATCACCGGACAGATTTTTACGCTATTTGTCATTGCGGTTGCCGCGGCAGAAGTGGCAGTAGGTATTGCAATCCTGATTTCTCTTTACCGTAACAAGAAGAGCGTTAACATTGATGAAATGGATGCCATGAAGCACTAAAGACACTGTGAAAAAATGCAGCCGGACTGGCTGAGAATAGAGAATTGAAAAGGCGGCCATATAGTGGCTCCCGTCTTAAAGGACCTGTTCGTAAGGTCCCAATCTGGCACGCCGTGCTATGGGGTGTGTTCAAAAAAGGGGATTGTGATAATGATGGAGAATGCATGGATCATACCGCTTTTCCCGCTTTTATCGTTTTTGTTCCTTATTTTATTCGGCAAACGGCTAAAAGAAGCGAGTGCTTATATCGGGATTCTGTTTACCCTGGCATCGCTTGTCTATTCCTTATTGGTGCTGGTTGACCGTTTTTCGGCACCAACTTATAAAGCAGAAGGCGTTTGGCTGACTATAGGGGATGTTCAGTTAACAGCGGGTTTTGAAGTTAATCAGTTAAATGCACTGATGCTGGTGATTGTATCACTTGTCAGTTTCCTGGTACATACGTATTCGAAAGGCTATATGCAGGGGGATGACCGTTTTCCTGTATTCTATGCTTATTTAGGGTTATTTACATTTGCCATGCTGGGCCTTGTCATCTCGCCTAATCTGCTTCAGACGTATTTCTTCTGGGAGCTTGTCGGACTTGGATCCTTCCTGCTGATCGGTTTCTATTTTTACAAAGAGGAAGCAAAGGCTGCGGCTAAAAAGGCATTTATCATGACCCGTATCGGAGATGTCGGTCTTTTGATCGGAATGATTCTATTATTCTGGCAGGCTGGCAGCTTTGAGTATGATGAGATTTTTGCAGCAGTTGAAGCGGGTGCCATTTCAGGCACAATGATTACGTTAACTGCGATCCTTATTTTTGTAGGGGCTGTCGGCAAATCGGGCCAGTTTCCGCTCCACACCTGGCTTCCTGACGCGATGGAAGGGCCAACGCCGGTCTCCGCATTAATCCATGCAGCGACAATGGTAGCGGCAGGTGTGTACTTAGTGGCTGCGCTATTCCCGCTTTTCGCGGCAAGTGAAACAGCACTGATGACCGTTGCTGTCATTGGGGCCTTCACAGCCATCTTTGCAGCAAGCATAGGCCTGGTGCAGAAGGATATTAAGCGGGTTCTCGCTTATTCAACCGTCAGTCAGCTTGGCTATATGATGCTGGCATTGGGATCTGCCGGATATGTAGCTGGTGTATTCCATTTAATGACGCACGCCTTTTTCAAGGCTTTGCTGTTCCTTGCAGCAGGAAGTGTCATCCATGCCGTTCATACACAGAACATTGAACATATGGGAGGCCTATGGAAGAAGCTGCGCGTGACAGGCCCTCTATTCCTGATCGGAACACTGGCGATCAGCGGAGTGCCGTTATTTTCCGGATTCTTCAGTAAAGATGAAATTTTAATTGCTGCGTGGGCACATGGGAACACGGCGCTGTTCTGGCTCGCGGTAATTGCCGCGTTCTTTACGGCATTTTATATGTTCCGCCTGTTCTTTATGGTTTTCGCTGGTGAAGCTAGAAGTGATATGAATAATGTCCATGAATCACCAAGTGTTATGACCCTGCCGATGGTGGTGCTTGGGGTGCTGGCTGTAGTGGCTGGATATGTGAATACACCTTGGTTTGGAACATTTCTTGGTGATTGGCTCGTGGAAGATAACCATGCTCTGGGACATGGCCATATTGAAGGGCCAGCATGGATTATGATTGTCGCAACGGCTGTATCCCTGCTTGGAATTTTCCTTGCCTGGCTAATGTACGGCAAACGCTCGCTTTCACGCGATTGGCTGACCAGCAGAATGCCGCATTCATACAACGTTCTGTACAATAAATATTATATCGATGAATTCTATTCGCTGACCGTTGTGAATGGAGCGAAATTCATCAGTTCATTCCTGCGCTTCCTGGAAGTATTCCTGGTTGAAGGCCTTGTAAAGAGCGTAACTGGAATTGCGTCTGCACTCGGAAAACTTGGTTCAAAAATGCATAACGGCCAGATTCAGACTTATGGAACAGTAGCGTTTGTCGGCCTGGCTATTTTAGTCGTCATCTATGCGTTTACAGGGGGGTACTTAAAATGAACTTAGCTTATTTTCTATCCATTTTAGTTTTCTCCCCGCTTCTTGGTATTTTAGTGTTATCGTTCCTGCCGAGAACGCAGGAATCATTGATCAAGACAGTTGGCTTTCTGGCCACACTTCCTGCGCTGGTATTGGCGCTGATCGCTTATTTTCAATATCGGGCAGGTGAAGGCTTGGAGCAGCTGAATGAAAAAGTAAGCTGGATTCAGTTTGGCGATTCCGGCCAGCTTGGAAATCTTTTTTCCATTGATTATGAATTGGGGCTGGATGGATTCTCCCTGATCATGATTGTCCTGACAGCTGTACTTTCAACACTTGCAGCGATTGCTTCTATTCATATTAAAAAAGAATGGAAGGGCTACTTCATGCTGTTTTTGCTGCTTGAAGTCGGCATGCTGGGTGTATTTGCCGCTGAAAACCTGATTCTTTTCTTTATTTTCTTTGAAATCACATTAATTCCGACCTTCTTCCTGATCGGGAAATGGGGTTACTATGAAAAGGAAAATGCTGCATACAGCTTCCTGATCTATAACGGACTTGGATCTGCTGTTCTGCTGATTGTCATTATGGTACTGTTTGCCCGTACTGGCACAGCCAATATTGATGCTTTGATGGCCGCAATGAATGCGGATAATCCGCAGCTTGTTGCGCCAATCTCTGAAAATATGAAAATGGGCATGCTGATTGCGCTTTTAATTGCATTTGGTGTGAAGCTCCCAATATTCCCGCTGCACAGCTGGATGGTGCGGGTCCACGTACAAGCTCCGCCATCAATCGTCATGCTGCATGCAGGAGTGCTTTTGAAAATTGGGGCATTCGGTTTAATTCGCTTCGGAATGGGAATATTTCCTGAGCAATTCCAAAGCCTTGCTGTATGGCTGGCTGTTCTTGGAGTCGTGAATTTACTGTATGGAGCGTTCCTGGCGTTTGTTCAGACCGATTTTAAAATGGTGCTTGCCTACTCTTCTATTTCCCACATGGGAATCGTTTTAATCGGATTAGGAGCATTAAATGAGGCAGGAATACAGGGGGCGATTTTCCAGGTGGTTTCTCACGGTTTAATCGCAGCATTATTATTCTTCCTTGTAGGTGTCTTTTATGAACGCTTTCAAACCTCAAATATTCAAAATCTTGGCGGTTTGGCAAAAGGGATGCCGATTACGGCAGGCTTCCTGCTTGCAGG includes the following:
- a CDS encoding NADH-quinone oxidoreductase subunit A, giving the protein MELWNLYQNNYLIVFVFLCLGVLLPVVALFLGKLLRPYKPYDTKYTTYESGIEPFHDSRVQFNVRYYIFALMFVIFDVETVFLYPWAVAYEKLGIFALIEMLIFVFMLIIGLVYAWKKKVLKWI
- a CDS encoding NADH-quinone oxidoreductase subunit D, with the translated sequence MLRTEEMLLNVGPQHPSTHGVFRLVLKIDGEIIKEAKPVIGYLHRGTEKLAENLQYTQIIPYTDRMDYLAAMTNNYILVHAVETMMDLKIPDRAEYLRIITMELGRIASHLVWWGTYLLDIGATSPFLYAFREREMIINMLNEISGGRLTFNYMRVGGVKWDAPEGWIDKVREFVPYMREQLKGYHQLVTGNEIFMNRVKGVGKYTKEDALNYSLSGANLRCTGVKWDLRKDEPYSIYDRFDFDVAVQDGGDAWARYHVRMQEIEESLKILEQAVEQFPAEGDILAKVPKIIKAPKGEAFVRIESPRGEIGCYIASDGKKEPYRMKFRRPSFYNLQILPKLLEGENIANLIAILGAIDIVLGEVDG
- the nuoL gene encoding NADH-quinone oxidoreductase subunit L; the encoded protein is MMENAWIIPLFPLLSFLFLILFGKRLKEASAYIGILFTLASLVYSLLVLVDRFSAPTYKAEGVWLTIGDVQLTAGFEVNQLNALMLVIVSLVSFLVHTYSKGYMQGDDRFPVFYAYLGLFTFAMLGLVISPNLLQTYFFWELVGLGSFLLIGFYFYKEEAKAAAKKAFIMTRIGDVGLLIGMILLFWQAGSFEYDEIFAAVEAGAISGTMITLTAILIFVGAVGKSGQFPLHTWLPDAMEGPTPVSALIHAATMVAAGVYLVAALFPLFAASETALMTVAVIGAFTAIFAASIGLVQKDIKRVLAYSTVSQLGYMMLALGSAGYVAGVFHLMTHAFFKALLFLAAGSVIHAVHTQNIEHMGGLWKKLRVTGPLFLIGTLAISGVPLFSGFFSKDEILIAAWAHGNTALFWLAVIAAFFTAFYMFRLFFMVFAGEARSDMNNVHESPSVMTLPMVVLGVLAVVAGYVNTPWFGTFLGDWLVEDNHALGHGHIEGPAWIMIVATAVSLLGIFLAWLMYGKRSLSRDWLTSRMPHSYNVLYNKYYIDEFYSLTVVNGAKFISSFLRFLEVFLVEGLVKSVTGIASALGKLGSKMHNGQIQTYGTVAFVGLAILVVIYAFTGGYLK
- a CDS encoding NuoB/complex I 20 kDa subunit family protein — encoded protein: MDLKLDNITPEEMEELQRNVFMATLEQIKAWARSNSLWPMTFGLACCAIEMMGVGSSHYDLDRFGSFFRTSPRQSDVMIVSGTVTKKMAPIVRRLYDQMPEPKWVIAMGSCATAGGPYVKSYSVVKGVDQIVPVDVYIPGCPPNPAALIYGINKLKEKIRYEAKTGKKVI
- the nuoI gene encoding NADH-quinone oxidoreductase subunit NuoI, with the translated sequence MLGLAKGLSYTLKNLTRKKVTYDYPNEPLPLPDRFRGIQKFYPEKCIVCNQCANICPTDCIELTGKKHPDPAKKGKIIDTYDINFEICILCDLCTEVCPTEAIIMTNNFELAEYSRDELFKNLEWLDENDENIRKVNKA
- a CDS encoding NADH-quinone oxidoreductase subunit J, which codes for MTFSGEFLAFMSLALVAVIGGVLLLNLTKVVHMVVALVFTFVSIAGIYVLLSAEFLAAVQILIYSGAITIVMLFGIMLTRHNDTSEPKTGRWRKLLVFVGVLGFAFAVYIGIYNLDLPSAPNDLHVNNTEQIGIELYSKFIIPFEVTSVLLLVALIGSIVLAKKDDEKEAEKE
- a CDS encoding LysM peptidoglycan-binding and 3D domain-containing protein, producing MKKYFYYLLASLIIWSTAGASAYAEEVTVNKGDTLWSIAQKHEVSVQDIKNWNGLTGDLIHPKDKLDVSPEEIYIVESGDTLWNIAKTYGINVHNLKKWNQLKSDLIKPGLELIIYKNGSAKKEAAKPKTVVKAANTNKPAEKAGKVLTVTATAYTASCEGCIGITKTGVNLIDNPDKKVIAVDPDVIPLGSKVFVEGYGYATAEDIGGGINGHEIDVFIPGEQDALQWGRKDVKVTILN
- the nuoH gene encoding NADH-quinone oxidoreductase subunit NuoH, with the translated sequence MVEELLHSEAGLLNFGIFFLLATVLLLVVLGFVTYAILAERKVMGFMQLRQGPNQVGGRWGLLQTVADVLKLLLKEDTIPKLADRPLFILAPVIAFAPAFMVLATIPFTDKLQFADIGVGLLYYIAISGLTTVGIVTGAWASNNKYALLGGMRAAAQMISYEIPLVMSVLGIILLTGSLNLNEIVEAQKNGWFIIWQPIAFIVFLIASTAELNRVPFDLPEAESELVAGFHVEYSGFRWAFFMLAEYVYFFAMASLTTVLFLGGWLPLPFLGFIPGAVWFALKFTAVIFVLVWFRVTFPRLRADQLMEFGWKVLLPVALANIFLTALLKEWLNIF
- a CDS encoding NADH-quinone oxidoreductase subunit M gives rise to the protein MNLAYFLSILVFSPLLGILVLSFLPRTQESLIKTVGFLATLPALVLALIAYFQYRAGEGLEQLNEKVSWIQFGDSGQLGNLFSIDYELGLDGFSLIMIVLTAVLSTLAAIASIHIKKEWKGYFMLFLLLEVGMLGVFAAENLILFFIFFEITLIPTFFLIGKWGYYEKENAAYSFLIYNGLGSAVLLIVIMVLFARTGTANIDALMAAMNADNPQLVAPISENMKMGMLIALLIAFGVKLPIFPLHSWMVRVHVQAPPSIVMLHAGVLLKIGAFGLIRFGMGIFPEQFQSLAVWLAVLGVVNLLYGAFLAFVQTDFKMVLAYSSISHMGIVLIGLGALNEAGIQGAIFQVVSHGLIAALLFFLVGVFYERFQTSNIQNLGGLAKGMPITAGFLLAGAMASLGLPGMSGFVSEFMAFLGLFKEMPILAASGTIGIIMTAVYLLRAVLGITYGKAHRDFAGITDMKKFEFVPVLVLVGLIVLIGVYPSVLSEPLTSTLETIMLGIGG
- the nuoK gene encoding NADH-quinone oxidoreductase subunit NuoK, which encodes MSTVPVQAYLALALILFCIGLYGALTKRNTVIVLISIELMLNAVNINLVAFSKYGITPSITGQIFTLFVIAVAAAEVAVGIAILISLYRNKKSVNIDEMDAMKH